From a single Nicotiana tomentosiformis chromosome 2, ASM39032v3, whole genome shotgun sequence genomic region:
- the LOC104106871 gene encoding uncharacterized protein isoform X2, giving the protein MDRDFGKGMMGQQNNFEQARYSSIETRTEVIGSSNQRFFQDSCSSISADIRPPDFIVPVGARPVNYSFQTGEEFSLEFMRERVNPKQNLIPHGSGGTTGISHTGSESGSDISMIASVGKTRVQHHQRSSTSINEGISNHQAVQTGTRASSRNNNVHGIQSHMSSRSSTSTKLKFLCSFGGRIIPRPSDGKLRYVGGDTHLVRVSKDISWEELRQKMLTIFNNCHTVKYQLPGEDLDALVSVSCDEDLQNMIEECNVLEGDGSQKFRIFLFSNSDLEDYLVGLENIEGDSEMQYVIAVNGMDFGSRRNSFALASTSENNLDEFLSATIAGVNGQVARDLAEADTSDPVIGMPLTNQSAHVGVGVSISSHTFDSNQPGYLGQTVYHGDTEWQPLPSSIPVDSFRGVDGESLVLPSMQLRYNHGYHPPNMQVQYNHGYHPPNSSQVTDNFLVSSGHGYMNWKGDVALGQSYQSSHMNNYETPATVVNLKRDNSSRKLFELSKDHREKEVLEEGKIKIESSLQKINEPEKMCPLECERVVSSNPLDDSTSSHVPRVEVSTFTAVAVAASSVTQSKINDKIQEQVQSSASPEAVQEEKLDRFTEDGFSRSGRTSNAGYGDSETHPLDFSYEQSSIPSRPYRSEWIPREQPGLNRLSRSDDSSASQFIMTHAHSGGTQHIIESVDKLHDGNVAPQTEHVISSGRSLSANQRATAEKGVKFQESIELSVSATEIYTKGAGEVSEANLNKPELKAATYADKVKSGLGDHIITSSNVQAESASGQTELHWGDAAANRAEGNKAAEQIQPLAVKECQVGEAASTERPSVTVGTIEHGSILFDINDRFPRDFLADIFSKAKLMDASPVPVPLHTDGTGLSLNMENHEPKHWSFFQKIAQGDFGRRDVSLMDQDHLSMSSTCANVDDGVSMDSGYHPFQRDGAMIDHMDSQLNIEAEFQQPSPEIVGPDTMDLPSEYKPSQTTYVQSMLYDGELSSKIPESGYQDENQGAQNAGFPPTNLSLGDFDPSSLQIITNEDLEELKELGSGTFGTVYHGKWRGTDVAIKRIKKSCFTGRSSEQERLTVEFWREAEILSKLHHPNVVAFYGVVQDGPGGTLATVAEFMVNGSLRHVLLCKDRHLDRRKRLIIAMDAAFGMEYLHSKNIVHFDLKCDNLLVNLKDPSRPICKVADFGLSKIKRNTLVTGGVRGTLPWMAPELLNGGSNKVSEKVDVFSFGIVLWEILTGEEPYANMHYGAIIGIPWWCPSL; this is encoded by the exons ATGGATAGGGATTTTGGAAAAGGGATGATGGGACAGCAAAATAACTTTGAACAAGCTCGTTATAGCTCTATAGAGACTAGAACAGAGGTCATTGGCTCTTCAAACCAGAGATTTTTCCAGGATTCATGCAGTTCTATCAGTGCAGACATAAGACCACCTGATTTCATTGTACCAGTCGGAGCTAGACCTGTAAACTATTCCTTTCAGACTGGCGAAGAGTTTTCTTTGGAATTTATGCGGGAAAGAGTTAACCCAAAGCAGAACCTCATTCCTCATGGTTCTGGGGGGACTACTGGAATTTCTCATACAGGTTCTGAAAGTGGATCAGATATTTCCATGATTGCCTCAGTTGGAAAAACTCGAGTTCAACATCACCAGAGGTCTAGTACTTCTATAAATGAAGGGATAAGCAACCACCAAGCTGTGCAAACTGGAACTAGAGCCTCATCAAGAAATAACAACGTCCATGGGATTCAAAGCCATATGTCTTCTAGATCTAGTACATCAACAAAGTTGAAGTTTCTGTGCAGTTTTGGTGGTAGAATTATCCCTCGTCCAAGTGATGGGAAACTCAGATATGTTGGAGGTGATACGCACCTCGTCCGTGTAAGCAAGGATATTTCTTGGGAGGAACTCAGGCAAAAGATGTTGACAATATTTAACAATTGTCACACAGTAAAATATCAGCTTCCTGGTGAGGATCTTGATGCATTAGTGTCAGTTTCTTGTGATGAAGACTTGCAGAATATGATAGAGGAATGTAATGTATTAGAAGGTGACGGATCACAAAAATTCCGGATATTTCTCTTTTCTAACAGTGACTTGGAAGATTATCTGGTTGGTCTGGAAAATATTGAAGGAGATTCAGAGATGCAGTACGTTATTGCTGTCAACGGCATGGACTTTGGTTCGAGAAGAAACTCTTTTGCCCTGGCCAGCACTTCAGAAAATAACCTGGATGAGTTTCTGAGTGCAACAATTGCTGGGGTGAATGGTCAAGTTGCTAGGGATCTAGCAGAGGCTGATACTTCAGATCCAGTCATTGGCATGCCTCTAACAAATCAATCTGCTCATGTAGGGGTAGGGGTGTCAATTTCATCACATACCTTCGACTCAAATCAACCAGGATACTTGGGTCAAACTGTATATCATGGTGACACTGAATGGCAACCTTTACCTTCTTCCATACCAGTTGACAGCTTCCGAGGTGTAGATGGCGAAAGCCTGGTTCTTCCATCTATGCAACTGCGGTATAACCATGGTTATCATCCGCCCAATATGCAAGTGCAGTACAACCATGGTTATCATCCACCCAACTCTTCACAAGTCACAGATAACTTTCTTGTAAGTTCGGGCCACGGTTACATGAATTGGAAAGGAGACGTGGCTCTTGGGCAGTCTTATCAGAGCTCGCATATGAATAACTATGAGACACCTGCTACAGTAGTAAATCTGAAAAGAGATAACTCTTCTCGGAAGCTGTTCGAACTTAGTAAAGATCATCGAGAGAAGGAAGTGCTTGAGGAGGGAAAGATAAAGATAGAAAGCTCTTTGCAGAAAATAAATGAGCCTGAAAAAATGTGTCCTTTGGAATGCGAAAGAGTTGTTTCCTCAAACCCACTGGATGATTCCACCTCAAGTCACGTTCCTAGAGTTGAAGTGTCGACCTTCACTGCTGTGGCAGTTGCTGCAAGTTCTGTTACACAATCTAAAATCAATGACAAGATTCAGGAACAAGTGCAGAGTTCGGCATCTCCTGAAGCTGTTCAGGAAGAAAAACTTGATAGGTTTACTGAAGATGGCTTCTCCAGATCTGGTAGAACTTCAAATGCTGGCTATGGTGACTCAGAGACACATCCACTTGATTTTAGCTACGAACAATCATCAATTCCTTCACGGCCTTATCGTTCTGAATGGATACCCAGGGAACAGCCCGGCCTTAATCGTTTATCTAGATCTGATGATTCATCTGCTTCGCAGTTCATAATGACCCATGCGCACTCTGGAGGCACACAGCACATCATAGAATCAGTAGATAAGTTGCACGACGGGAATGTGGCTCCCCAGACAGAGCATGTTATATCTTCTGGAAGATCTTTGTCTGCTAATCAACGTGCTACTGCAGAGAAAGGGGTAAAATTTCAGGAATCTATAGAGTTAAGTGTCAGTGCCACAGAAATTTATACCAAGGGTGCTGGAGAAGTTTCTGAAGCAAATCTCAATAAGCCTGAGCTGAAAGCTGCAACATATGCAGATAAAGTGAAATCTGGACTAGGTGATCATATCATCACAAGCAGTAATGTCCAGGCTGAGTCTGCTTCTGGGCAGACAGAGCTTCATTGGGGTGATGCAGCTGCAAATAGAGCCGAGGGAAATAAAGCAGCAGAGCAAATACAGCCTTTGGCTGTGAAAGAATGTCAGGTTGGAGAAGCAGCTTCCACAGAGAGGCCCTCTGTCACTGTTGGGACAATTGAGCATGGGAGCATTCTTTTTGACATTAATGACCGCTTTCCCCGTGATTTTCTCGCTGATATATTTTCGAAAGCTAAACTTATGGATGCTTCACCAGTGCCTGTTCCACTACACACTGATGGAACTGGTTTGAGCTTGAATATGGAGAACCATGAACCAAAGCACTGGTCCTTTTTTCAAAAGATAGCTCAAGGTGATTTTGGTAGAAGAGATGTCTCTTTGATGGACCAGGATCATCTTAGTATGTCTTCTACCTGTGCAAATGTTGATGATGGGGTGTCTATGGATTCTGGTTATCATCCTTTCCAGCGTGATGGAGCAATGATAGATCATATGGACTCTCAGCTCAATATTGAAGCTGAGTTCCAGCAACCATCACCTGAAATTGTTGGACCAGACACCATGGATTTGCCTTCAGAGTACAAACCTTCTCAAACCACTTACGTTCAAAGTATGCTGTATGATGGTGAATTGAGTTCAAAAATACCTGAATCGGGTTATCAG GATGAGAACCAAGGAGCTCAGAATGCTGGCTTTCCCCCTACCAATCTCTCGCTTGGAGACTTTGATCCTAGCTCCTTGCAG ATTATCACTAATGAAGATCTTGAAGAGTTAAAGGAATTGGGTTCTGGAACATTTGGGACCGTATATCATGGAAAATGGAGAGGGACTGACGTTGCCATCAAGAGAATTAAAAAAAGCTGTTTCACAGGTCGCTCATCAGAGCAGGAGAGATTG ACTGTGGAGTTTTGGCGTGAAGCTGAAATTCTTTCAAAACTACATCATCCCAATGTGGTGGCATTTTATGGTGTTGTGCAAGATGGGCCAGGGGGGACTCTTGCCACAGTAGCAGAATTCATGGTGAATGGTTCTCTTAGACATGTTTTACTTTGCAAGGACAG ACACCTTGATCGTCGCAAGAGGCTCATAATTGCAATGGATGCTGCATTTGGAATGGAATATTTGCACTCAAAGAATATTGTGCATTTTGATCTGAAATGTGACAATTTGCTTGTCAACTTAAAGGATCCTTCTCGACCCATTTGTAAG GTGGCTGATTTCGGACTGTCAAAAATAAAGAGAAATACCTTGGTTACTGGTGGTGTCAGGGGAACGCTTCCTTGGATGGCTCCAGAACTATTGAATGGTGGCAGTAACAAGGTTTCTGAGAAG GTCGATGTCTTTTCCTTTGGGATTGTGCTGTGGGAAATCCTTACTGGCGAGGAACCTTATGCTAATATGCACTATGGAGCAATTATAG GAATCCCTTGGTGGTGTCCCTCCCTGTAG
- the LOC104106871 gene encoding uncharacterized protein isoform X3, translating to MDRDFGKGMMGQQNNFEQARYSSIETRTEVIGSSNQRFFQDSCSSISADIRPPDFIVPVGARPVNYSFQTGEEFSLEFMRERVNPKQNLIPHGSGGTTGISHTGSESGSDISMIASVGKTRVQHHQRSSTSINEGISNHQAVQTGTRASSRNNNVHGIQSHMSSRSSTSTKLKFLCSFGGRIIPRPSDGKLRYVGGDTHLVRVSKDISWEELRQKMLTIFNNCHTVKYQLPGEDLDALVSVSCDEDLQNMIEECNVLEGDGSQKFRIFLFSNSDLEDYLVGLENIEGDSEMQYVIAVNGMDFGSRRNSFALASTSENNLDEFLSATIAGVNGQVARDLAEADTSDPVIGMPLTNQSAHVGVGVSISSHTFDSNQPGYLGQTVYHGDTEWQPLPSSIPVDSFRGVDGESLVLPSMQLRYNHGYHPPNMQVQYNHGYHPPNSSQVTDNFLVSSGHGYMNWKGDVALGQSYQSSHMNNYETPATVVNLKRDNSSRKLFELSKDHREKEVLEEGKIKIESSLQKINEPEKMCPLECERVVSSNPLDDSTSSHVPRVEVSTFTAVAVAASSVTQSKINDKIQEQVQSSASPEAVQEEKLDRFTEDGFSRSGRTSNAGYGDSETHPLDFSYEQSSIPSRPYRSEWIPREQPGLNRLSRSDDSSASQFIMTHAHSGGTQHIIESVDKLHDGNVAPQTEHVISSGRSLSANQRATAEKGVKFQESIELSVSATEIYTKGAGEVSEANLNKPELKAATYADKVKSGLGDHIITSSNVQAESASGQTELHWGDAAANRAEGNKAAEQIQPLAVKECQVGEAASTERPSVTVGTIEHGSILFDINDRFPRDFLADIFSKAKLMDASPVPVPLHTDGTGLSLNMENHEPKHWSFFQKIAQGDFGRRDVSLMDQDHLSMSSTCANVDDGVSMDSGYHPFQRDGAMIDHMDSQLNIEAEFQQPSPEIVGPDTMDLPSEYKPSQTTYVQSMLYDGELSSKIPESGYQDENQGAQNAGFPPTNLSLGDFDPSSLQIITNEDLEELKELGSGTFGTVYHGKWRGTDVAIKRIKKSCFTGRSSEQERLLFHDRTWELFPDCGVLA from the exons ATGGATAGGGATTTTGGAAAAGGGATGATGGGACAGCAAAATAACTTTGAACAAGCTCGTTATAGCTCTATAGAGACTAGAACAGAGGTCATTGGCTCTTCAAACCAGAGATTTTTCCAGGATTCATGCAGTTCTATCAGTGCAGACATAAGACCACCTGATTTCATTGTACCAGTCGGAGCTAGACCTGTAAACTATTCCTTTCAGACTGGCGAAGAGTTTTCTTTGGAATTTATGCGGGAAAGAGTTAACCCAAAGCAGAACCTCATTCCTCATGGTTCTGGGGGGACTACTGGAATTTCTCATACAGGTTCTGAAAGTGGATCAGATATTTCCATGATTGCCTCAGTTGGAAAAACTCGAGTTCAACATCACCAGAGGTCTAGTACTTCTATAAATGAAGGGATAAGCAACCACCAAGCTGTGCAAACTGGAACTAGAGCCTCATCAAGAAATAACAACGTCCATGGGATTCAAAGCCATATGTCTTCTAGATCTAGTACATCAACAAAGTTGAAGTTTCTGTGCAGTTTTGGTGGTAGAATTATCCCTCGTCCAAGTGATGGGAAACTCAGATATGTTGGAGGTGATACGCACCTCGTCCGTGTAAGCAAGGATATTTCTTGGGAGGAACTCAGGCAAAAGATGTTGACAATATTTAACAATTGTCACACAGTAAAATATCAGCTTCCTGGTGAGGATCTTGATGCATTAGTGTCAGTTTCTTGTGATGAAGACTTGCAGAATATGATAGAGGAATGTAATGTATTAGAAGGTGACGGATCACAAAAATTCCGGATATTTCTCTTTTCTAACAGTGACTTGGAAGATTATCTGGTTGGTCTGGAAAATATTGAAGGAGATTCAGAGATGCAGTACGTTATTGCTGTCAACGGCATGGACTTTGGTTCGAGAAGAAACTCTTTTGCCCTGGCCAGCACTTCAGAAAATAACCTGGATGAGTTTCTGAGTGCAACAATTGCTGGGGTGAATGGTCAAGTTGCTAGGGATCTAGCAGAGGCTGATACTTCAGATCCAGTCATTGGCATGCCTCTAACAAATCAATCTGCTCATGTAGGGGTAGGGGTGTCAATTTCATCACATACCTTCGACTCAAATCAACCAGGATACTTGGGTCAAACTGTATATCATGGTGACACTGAATGGCAACCTTTACCTTCTTCCATACCAGTTGACAGCTTCCGAGGTGTAGATGGCGAAAGCCTGGTTCTTCCATCTATGCAACTGCGGTATAACCATGGTTATCATCCGCCCAATATGCAAGTGCAGTACAACCATGGTTATCATCCACCCAACTCTTCACAAGTCACAGATAACTTTCTTGTAAGTTCGGGCCACGGTTACATGAATTGGAAAGGAGACGTGGCTCTTGGGCAGTCTTATCAGAGCTCGCATATGAATAACTATGAGACACCTGCTACAGTAGTAAATCTGAAAAGAGATAACTCTTCTCGGAAGCTGTTCGAACTTAGTAAAGATCATCGAGAGAAGGAAGTGCTTGAGGAGGGAAAGATAAAGATAGAAAGCTCTTTGCAGAAAATAAATGAGCCTGAAAAAATGTGTCCTTTGGAATGCGAAAGAGTTGTTTCCTCAAACCCACTGGATGATTCCACCTCAAGTCACGTTCCTAGAGTTGAAGTGTCGACCTTCACTGCTGTGGCAGTTGCTGCAAGTTCTGTTACACAATCTAAAATCAATGACAAGATTCAGGAACAAGTGCAGAGTTCGGCATCTCCTGAAGCTGTTCAGGAAGAAAAACTTGATAGGTTTACTGAAGATGGCTTCTCCAGATCTGGTAGAACTTCAAATGCTGGCTATGGTGACTCAGAGACACATCCACTTGATTTTAGCTACGAACAATCATCAATTCCTTCACGGCCTTATCGTTCTGAATGGATACCCAGGGAACAGCCCGGCCTTAATCGTTTATCTAGATCTGATGATTCATCTGCTTCGCAGTTCATAATGACCCATGCGCACTCTGGAGGCACACAGCACATCATAGAATCAGTAGATAAGTTGCACGACGGGAATGTGGCTCCCCAGACAGAGCATGTTATATCTTCTGGAAGATCTTTGTCTGCTAATCAACGTGCTACTGCAGAGAAAGGGGTAAAATTTCAGGAATCTATAGAGTTAAGTGTCAGTGCCACAGAAATTTATACCAAGGGTGCTGGAGAAGTTTCTGAAGCAAATCTCAATAAGCCTGAGCTGAAAGCTGCAACATATGCAGATAAAGTGAAATCTGGACTAGGTGATCATATCATCACAAGCAGTAATGTCCAGGCTGAGTCTGCTTCTGGGCAGACAGAGCTTCATTGGGGTGATGCAGCTGCAAATAGAGCCGAGGGAAATAAAGCAGCAGAGCAAATACAGCCTTTGGCTGTGAAAGAATGTCAGGTTGGAGAAGCAGCTTCCACAGAGAGGCCCTCTGTCACTGTTGGGACAATTGAGCATGGGAGCATTCTTTTTGACATTAATGACCGCTTTCCCCGTGATTTTCTCGCTGATATATTTTCGAAAGCTAAACTTATGGATGCTTCACCAGTGCCTGTTCCACTACACACTGATGGAACTGGTTTGAGCTTGAATATGGAGAACCATGAACCAAAGCACTGGTCCTTTTTTCAAAAGATAGCTCAAGGTGATTTTGGTAGAAGAGATGTCTCTTTGATGGACCAGGATCATCTTAGTATGTCTTCTACCTGTGCAAATGTTGATGATGGGGTGTCTATGGATTCTGGTTATCATCCTTTCCAGCGTGATGGAGCAATGATAGATCATATGGACTCTCAGCTCAATATTGAAGCTGAGTTCCAGCAACCATCACCTGAAATTGTTGGACCAGACACCATGGATTTGCCTTCAGAGTACAAACCTTCTCAAACCACTTACGTTCAAAGTATGCTGTATGATGGTGAATTGAGTTCAAAAATACCTGAATCGGGTTATCAG GATGAGAACCAAGGAGCTCAGAATGCTGGCTTTCCCCCTACCAATCTCTCGCTTGGAGACTTTGATCCTAGCTCCTTGCAG ATTATCACTAATGAAGATCTTGAAGAGTTAAAGGAATTGGGTTCTGGAACATTTGGGACCGTATATCATGGAAAATGGAGAGGGACTGACGTTGCCATCAAGAGAATTAAAAAAAGCTGTTTCACAGGTCGCTCATCAGAGCAGGAGAGATTG CTATTTCATGATAGAACTTGGGAACTATTTCCAGACTGTGGAGTTTTGGCGTGA
- the LOC104106871 gene encoding uncharacterized protein isoform X1: protein MDRDFGKGMMGQQNNFEQARYSSIETRTEVIGSSNQRFFQDSCSSISADIRPPDFIVPVGARPVNYSFQTGEEFSLEFMRERVNPKQNLIPHGSGGTTGISHTGSESGSDISMIASVGKTRVQHHQRSSTSINEGISNHQAVQTGTRASSRNNNVHGIQSHMSSRSSTSTKLKFLCSFGGRIIPRPSDGKLRYVGGDTHLVRVSKDISWEELRQKMLTIFNNCHTVKYQLPGEDLDALVSVSCDEDLQNMIEECNVLEGDGSQKFRIFLFSNSDLEDYLVGLENIEGDSEMQYVIAVNGMDFGSRRNSFALASTSENNLDEFLSATIAGVNGQVARDLAEADTSDPVIGMPLTNQSAHVGVGVSISSHTFDSNQPGYLGQTVYHGDTEWQPLPSSIPVDSFRGVDGESLVLPSMQLRYNHGYHPPNMQVQYNHGYHPPNSSQVTDNFLVSSGHGYMNWKGDVALGQSYQSSHMNNYETPATVVNLKRDNSSRKLFELSKDHREKEVLEEGKIKIESSLQKINEPEKMCPLECERVVSSNPLDDSTSSHVPRVEVSTFTAVAVAASSVTQSKINDKIQEQVQSSASPEAVQEEKLDRFTEDGFSRSGRTSNAGYGDSETHPLDFSYEQSSIPSRPYRSEWIPREQPGLNRLSRSDDSSASQFIMTHAHSGGTQHIIESVDKLHDGNVAPQTEHVISSGRSLSANQRATAEKGVKFQESIELSVSATEIYTKGAGEVSEANLNKPELKAATYADKVKSGLGDHIITSSNVQAESASGQTELHWGDAAANRAEGNKAAEQIQPLAVKECQVGEAASTERPSVTVGTIEHGSILFDINDRFPRDFLADIFSKAKLMDASPVPVPLHTDGTGLSLNMENHEPKHWSFFQKIAQGDFGRRDVSLMDQDHLSMSSTCANVDDGVSMDSGYHPFQRDGAMIDHMDSQLNIEAEFQQPSPEIVGPDTMDLPSEYKPSQTTYVQSMLYDGELSSKIPESGYQDENQGAQNAGFPPTNLSLGDFDPSSLQIITNEDLEELKELGSGTFGTVYHGKWRGTDVAIKRIKKSCFTGRSSEQERLTVEFWREAEILSKLHHPNVVAFYGVVQDGPGGTLATVAEFMVNGSLRHVLLCKDRHLDRRKRLIIAMDAAFGMEYLHSKNIVHFDLKCDNLLVNLKDPSRPICKVADFGLSKIKRNTLVTGGVRGTLPWMAPELLNGGSNKVSEKVDVFSFGIVLWEILTGEEPYANMHYGAIIGGIVSNTLRPPVPSFCDSEWRMLMEQCWAPDPAIRPSFSEIARRLRAMAAACPTRPQAHPTQNKQPK, encoded by the exons ATGGATAGGGATTTTGGAAAAGGGATGATGGGACAGCAAAATAACTTTGAACAAGCTCGTTATAGCTCTATAGAGACTAGAACAGAGGTCATTGGCTCTTCAAACCAGAGATTTTTCCAGGATTCATGCAGTTCTATCAGTGCAGACATAAGACCACCTGATTTCATTGTACCAGTCGGAGCTAGACCTGTAAACTATTCCTTTCAGACTGGCGAAGAGTTTTCTTTGGAATTTATGCGGGAAAGAGTTAACCCAAAGCAGAACCTCATTCCTCATGGTTCTGGGGGGACTACTGGAATTTCTCATACAGGTTCTGAAAGTGGATCAGATATTTCCATGATTGCCTCAGTTGGAAAAACTCGAGTTCAACATCACCAGAGGTCTAGTACTTCTATAAATGAAGGGATAAGCAACCACCAAGCTGTGCAAACTGGAACTAGAGCCTCATCAAGAAATAACAACGTCCATGGGATTCAAAGCCATATGTCTTCTAGATCTAGTACATCAACAAAGTTGAAGTTTCTGTGCAGTTTTGGTGGTAGAATTATCCCTCGTCCAAGTGATGGGAAACTCAGATATGTTGGAGGTGATACGCACCTCGTCCGTGTAAGCAAGGATATTTCTTGGGAGGAACTCAGGCAAAAGATGTTGACAATATTTAACAATTGTCACACAGTAAAATATCAGCTTCCTGGTGAGGATCTTGATGCATTAGTGTCAGTTTCTTGTGATGAAGACTTGCAGAATATGATAGAGGAATGTAATGTATTAGAAGGTGACGGATCACAAAAATTCCGGATATTTCTCTTTTCTAACAGTGACTTGGAAGATTATCTGGTTGGTCTGGAAAATATTGAAGGAGATTCAGAGATGCAGTACGTTATTGCTGTCAACGGCATGGACTTTGGTTCGAGAAGAAACTCTTTTGCCCTGGCCAGCACTTCAGAAAATAACCTGGATGAGTTTCTGAGTGCAACAATTGCTGGGGTGAATGGTCAAGTTGCTAGGGATCTAGCAGAGGCTGATACTTCAGATCCAGTCATTGGCATGCCTCTAACAAATCAATCTGCTCATGTAGGGGTAGGGGTGTCAATTTCATCACATACCTTCGACTCAAATCAACCAGGATACTTGGGTCAAACTGTATATCATGGTGACACTGAATGGCAACCTTTACCTTCTTCCATACCAGTTGACAGCTTCCGAGGTGTAGATGGCGAAAGCCTGGTTCTTCCATCTATGCAACTGCGGTATAACCATGGTTATCATCCGCCCAATATGCAAGTGCAGTACAACCATGGTTATCATCCACCCAACTCTTCACAAGTCACAGATAACTTTCTTGTAAGTTCGGGCCACGGTTACATGAATTGGAAAGGAGACGTGGCTCTTGGGCAGTCTTATCAGAGCTCGCATATGAATAACTATGAGACACCTGCTACAGTAGTAAATCTGAAAAGAGATAACTCTTCTCGGAAGCTGTTCGAACTTAGTAAAGATCATCGAGAGAAGGAAGTGCTTGAGGAGGGAAAGATAAAGATAGAAAGCTCTTTGCAGAAAATAAATGAGCCTGAAAAAATGTGTCCTTTGGAATGCGAAAGAGTTGTTTCCTCAAACCCACTGGATGATTCCACCTCAAGTCACGTTCCTAGAGTTGAAGTGTCGACCTTCACTGCTGTGGCAGTTGCTGCAAGTTCTGTTACACAATCTAAAATCAATGACAAGATTCAGGAACAAGTGCAGAGTTCGGCATCTCCTGAAGCTGTTCAGGAAGAAAAACTTGATAGGTTTACTGAAGATGGCTTCTCCAGATCTGGTAGAACTTCAAATGCTGGCTATGGTGACTCAGAGACACATCCACTTGATTTTAGCTACGAACAATCATCAATTCCTTCACGGCCTTATCGTTCTGAATGGATACCCAGGGAACAGCCCGGCCTTAATCGTTTATCTAGATCTGATGATTCATCTGCTTCGCAGTTCATAATGACCCATGCGCACTCTGGAGGCACACAGCACATCATAGAATCAGTAGATAAGTTGCACGACGGGAATGTGGCTCCCCAGACAGAGCATGTTATATCTTCTGGAAGATCTTTGTCTGCTAATCAACGTGCTACTGCAGAGAAAGGGGTAAAATTTCAGGAATCTATAGAGTTAAGTGTCAGTGCCACAGAAATTTATACCAAGGGTGCTGGAGAAGTTTCTGAAGCAAATCTCAATAAGCCTGAGCTGAAAGCTGCAACATATGCAGATAAAGTGAAATCTGGACTAGGTGATCATATCATCACAAGCAGTAATGTCCAGGCTGAGTCTGCTTCTGGGCAGACAGAGCTTCATTGGGGTGATGCAGCTGCAAATAGAGCCGAGGGAAATAAAGCAGCAGAGCAAATACAGCCTTTGGCTGTGAAAGAATGTCAGGTTGGAGAAGCAGCTTCCACAGAGAGGCCCTCTGTCACTGTTGGGACAATTGAGCATGGGAGCATTCTTTTTGACATTAATGACCGCTTTCCCCGTGATTTTCTCGCTGATATATTTTCGAAAGCTAAACTTATGGATGCTTCACCAGTGCCTGTTCCACTACACACTGATGGAACTGGTTTGAGCTTGAATATGGAGAACCATGAACCAAAGCACTGGTCCTTTTTTCAAAAGATAGCTCAAGGTGATTTTGGTAGAAGAGATGTCTCTTTGATGGACCAGGATCATCTTAGTATGTCTTCTACCTGTGCAAATGTTGATGATGGGGTGTCTATGGATTCTGGTTATCATCCTTTCCAGCGTGATGGAGCAATGATAGATCATATGGACTCTCAGCTCAATATTGAAGCTGAGTTCCAGCAACCATCACCTGAAATTGTTGGACCAGACACCATGGATTTGCCTTCAGAGTACAAACCTTCTCAAACCACTTACGTTCAAAGTATGCTGTATGATGGTGAATTGAGTTCAAAAATACCTGAATCGGGTTATCAG GATGAGAACCAAGGAGCTCAGAATGCTGGCTTTCCCCCTACCAATCTCTCGCTTGGAGACTTTGATCCTAGCTCCTTGCAG ATTATCACTAATGAAGATCTTGAAGAGTTAAAGGAATTGGGTTCTGGAACATTTGGGACCGTATATCATGGAAAATGGAGAGGGACTGACGTTGCCATCAAGAGAATTAAAAAAAGCTGTTTCACAGGTCGCTCATCAGAGCAGGAGAGATTG ACTGTGGAGTTTTGGCGTGAAGCTGAAATTCTTTCAAAACTACATCATCCCAATGTGGTGGCATTTTATGGTGTTGTGCAAGATGGGCCAGGGGGGACTCTTGCCACAGTAGCAGAATTCATGGTGAATGGTTCTCTTAGACATGTTTTACTTTGCAAGGACAG ACACCTTGATCGTCGCAAGAGGCTCATAATTGCAATGGATGCTGCATTTGGAATGGAATATTTGCACTCAAAGAATATTGTGCATTTTGATCTGAAATGTGACAATTTGCTTGTCAACTTAAAGGATCCTTCTCGACCCATTTGTAAG GTGGCTGATTTCGGACTGTCAAAAATAAAGAGAAATACCTTGGTTACTGGTGGTGTCAGGGGAACGCTTCCTTGGATGGCTCCAGAACTATTGAATGGTGGCAGTAACAAGGTTTCTGAGAAG GTCGATGTCTTTTCCTTTGGGATTGTGCTGTGGGAAATCCTTACTGGCGAGGAACCTTATGCTAATATGCACTATGGAGCAATTATAG GTGGTATTGTAAGCAACACATTGAGACCGCCTGTGCCAAGCTTCTGTGACAGTGAGTGGAGAATGCTTATGGAACAATGTTGGGCTCCGGATCCTGCCATCCGCCCATCTTTCAGTGAAATTGCTAGACGCTTACGTGCCATGGCTGCTGCCTGTCCAACAAGACCACAAGCTCATCCAACCCAAAATAAGCAACCCAAGTGA